One window of the Salminus brasiliensis chromosome 1, fSalBra1.hap2, whole genome shotgun sequence genome contains the following:
- the ppp2r1ba gene encoding protein phosphatase 2, regulatory subunit A, beta a encodes MAGADGDDSLYPIAVLIDELRNEDVQLRLNSIKKLSTIALALGVERTRTELLPFLTDTIYDEDEVLLALAEQLGNFTMLVGGPEYVHCLLPPLESLATVEETVVRDKAVESLRKISHEHSPVDLEVHFEPLVKRLASGDWFTSRTSACGLFSVCYPRVSSTVKAEIRQHFRNLCSDDTPMVRRAAASKLGEFAKVLELEYVKSDIISLFTALASDEQDSVRLLAVEACVSIATLLPQEDLETLVMPTLRQAAEDKSWRVRYMVADKFSELQKAVGPEITKNDLVPAFQNLLKDCEAEVRAAAANKVKEFCENLTEDSRETIIMTHILPCVKELVSDTNQHVKSALASVIMGLSTILGKDNTIEHLLPLFLAQLKDECPEVRLNIISNLDCVNEVIGIRQLSQSLLPAIVELAEDAKWRVRLAIIEYMPLLAGQLGVEFFDEKLNSLCMAWLVDHVYAIREAATCNLTKLVEKFGAEWAQNTIVPKVLGMANDPNYLHRMTTLFCINALSEACGQEITTKHMLPVVLKMSNDQVANVRFNVAKSLQKIGPVLDSNCLQAEVKPVLEKLAADQDIDVKYFAQEAISVLALA; translated from the exons ATGGCGGGAGCCGACGGCGACGATTCTCTCTACCCGATTGCGGTGCTTATTGACGAACTGAGGAACGAAGATGTCCAG TTGCGGCTGAACAGCATCAAGAAACTCTCAACTATTGCCTTGGCATTAGGAGTGGAAAGGACGCGCACGGAGCTTCTCCCTTTTCTGACAG ATACCATCTATGATGAAGACGAAGTGCTTCTTGCCCTTGCTGAACAGCTGGGCAACTTTACCATGCTGGTTGGAGGCCCTGAATATGTGCACTGCCTCCTT CCGCCCTTGGAGAGCCTGGCTACAGTGGAGGAGACAGTGGTGCGGGACAAAGCCGTGGAGTCCTTACGCAAGATCTCTCATGAGCACTCACCTGTCGACCTGGAGGTGCACTTTGAGCCACTGGTGAAGCGCCTGGCCAGCGGTGACTGGTTCACCTCCCGCACCTCAGCCTGTGGACTATTCAGCGTCTGCTATCCACGGGTCTCCAGCACTGTCAAAGCTGAGATTCGCCA GCATTTCCGTAACCTGTGCTCCGATGATACTCCAATGGTACGTCGTGCTGCTGCTTCCAAGCTGGGAGAGTTTGCCAAAGTCCTGGAATTGGAATATGTCAAGAGTGACATTATCTCTCTCTTCACTGCACTGGCCTCCGATGAGCAG GACTCTGTGCGTCTCCTGGCTGTGGAGGCATGTGTGAGCATTGCCACACTGCTGCCTCAGGAGGACCTGGAGACCCTGGTCATGCCAACTCTGCGCCAGGCAGCTGAGGATAAGTCCTGGAGGGTGCGCTACATGGTGGCTGACAAGTTCTCTGAG TTACAAAAGGCAGTTGGTCCAGAAATCACAAAGAATGACCTGGTTCCAGCCTTCCAGAACCTTCTCAAAGACTGTGAGGCTGAGGTTCGGGCTGCAGCTGCTAACAAAGTCAAAG AATTCTGTGAGAATTTAACGGAAGATAGCCGAGAGACAATCATCATGACTCACATTCTGCCCTGCGTCAAG GAACTGGTTTCAGATACGAATCAGCATGTCAAATCGGCACTGGCCTCCGTGATCATGGGTTTGTCTACCATTCTGGGCAAGGACAACACCATCGAGCACCTGCTGCCTCTCTTCCTGGCACAGCTCAAGGATGAG tgtCCAGAGGTGCGTCTGAACATTATCTCTAACCTAGACTGTGTAAACGAAGTCATTGGGATCCGCCAGTTGTCCCAGTCTTTACTTCCTGCTATTGTGGAGCTGGCAGAAGATGCCAAGTGGAGAGTGCGGCTGGCCATTATAGAGTACATGCCGCTCCTTGCAGGCCAACTA ggAGTGGAGTTCTTTGACGAGAAACTGAATTCTCTGTGCATGGCGTGGCTTGTTGACCATG tgtacGCCATCAGAGAGGCAGCTACGTGCAACCTGACTAAGTTGGTAGAGAAGTTTGGAGCAGAGTGGGCTCAGAACACAATCGTACCCAAAGTGCTGGGCATGGCCAATGACCCAAACTACCTGCATCGGATGACCACTCTCTTTTGCATCAAC GCCCTGTCAGAAGCATGCGGCCAGGAGATCACCACCAAACATATGCTTCCTGTCGTCCTGAAGATGTCCAATGACCAGGTGGCTAACGTGCGCTTCAATGTGGCCAAGTCTCTGCAGAAGATTGGCCCTGTTCTAGACAGCAA TTGTTTGCAAGCAGAGGTGAAACCAGTACTGGAGAAACTAGCTGCAGACCAAGACATAGATGTCAAATACTTTGCCCAGGAGGCCATAAGTG TTCTTGCCTTGGCCTAG